In the Colletotrichum lupini chromosome 1, complete sequence genome, one interval contains:
- a CDS encoding 6-phosphofructo-2-kinase, translated as MPSAIFPDHHPDLGLIQAKQSALAKLAMSSNKDSRAPSSSPPFHSNKSTAAANSKSNYLTEPQALPVSHPHDGLLPPPAMAHAIRSMNDLSGPIALRDRSLVANSDTPPAMRSVVSTAPNSPRIPPVRQNSGGTTPRLRPHPATLNVPGMTVSRASPDGKISDRDVAAKLVIVMVGLPARGKSYITKKVQRYLSWQQYSSTIFNVGNRRRVAAGMSSPMKPAYSPAAVRLDPPAQAASILLNGHASRGNKEPAELNLNEESDGIDQSAKFFDPTNETAAKLREQVALDTLDELLDYLLHQGGSVGILDATNSTIHRRQLLVDRIKAREPKLGILFIESICHDQNLLEANMRLKLSGPDYKDKDPHQSLADFKRRVAAYESAYVPLGEYEEAHDMQYIQMIDVGRKLVQYRLRGFLSGGISSYLTTFNLAPRQIWLTRHGQSVDNRNGKLGGDSDLTADGELYGQALHRFMTQKRKEWLIEQKDKIAQSSFPPKAGDHTPPYPELNRELDEKNFCVWTSMLKRSVQTAQQFDNDDDYDVKAWAVLNELNAGLFEGMTYEEIARRFPAEYKKRAADKLHYTYPGVGGEGYLQVIARLRDIVREIERIEDHVLIVGHRSVCRVLMAYFMDLSRDEIADLDVPLGMLYSIEPKPYGYDFHAYRYLPEKGTFIEQPNYRPQRTVNRDA; from the exons ATGCCTTCCGCAATCTTTCCTGATCACCACCCAG ACCTTGGTCTTATACAGGCCAAGCAATCTGCTCTGGCGAAGTTGGCCATGAGCTCCAACAAGGATTCACGCGCCCCTTCGTCATCGCCTCCCTTCCACTCCAACAAATCGACCGCCGCTGCGAACTCGAAATCGAACTACCTCACTGAGCCCCAGGCACTGCCCGTTTCTCACCCTCACGATGGCCTTCTCCCACCTCCTGCTATGGCGCACGCCATTCGATCTATGAACGACTTGAGTGGCCCGATCGCCCTCCGCGATCGCTCCTTGGTCGCAAACTCCGATACCCCTCCTGCGATGCGAAGCGTGGTTTCGACCGCTCCGAATTCCCCTAGAAT CCCGCCTGTCAGACAGAATTCTGGAGGAACCACTCCCCGCCTTCGCCCCCACCCCGCCACACTCAATGTTCCTGGCATGACCGTCTCGAGAGCCTCGCCCGACGGAAAGATTAGTGACCGCGATGTCGCTGCGAAGCTGGTCATCGTCATGGTTGGACTTCCCGCGCGCGGAAAGTCCTACATTACCAAGAAGGTCCAGCGCTACCTGTCTTGGCAGCAGTACAGCTCTACAATCTTCAATGTCGGAAATCGCAGACGCGTGGCTGCCGGCATGAGTTCGCCGATGAAGCCTGCCTACTCGCCCGCTGCCGTTAGACTCGACCCGCCGGCCCAGGCTGCTTCGATCCTGCTTAATGGTCATGCTTCCCGTGGCAATAAGGAGCCTGCGGAGCTGAACCTCAATGAGGAGAGCGACGGCATTGACCAGTCCGCCAAGTTCTTCGACCCGACCAACGAGACTGCGGCCAAGCTCCGGGAGCAGGTGGCTTTGGACACCCTGGACGAGCTTCTGGACTACCTTCTGCATCAGGGCGGTTCCGTCGGCATCCTCGATGCGACAAACAGCACTATCCACCGCCGCCAGCTTCTGGTCGATAGAATCAAGGCGCGCGAGCCCAAGCTCGGAATTCTCTTCATCGAGAGTATCTGCCACGACCAGAAC CTTCTCGAGGCCAACATGCGCCTGAAGCTTTCTGGCCCCGACTACAAGGACAAGGATCCTCACCAGTCTCTTGCTGATTTCAAGAGACGTGTCGCCGCCTACGAGAGCGCTTATGTTCCTCTTGGAGAGTACGAGGAGGCACACGACATGCAGTACATTCAG ATGATTGATGTTGGCCGCAAGCTGGTCCAGTATAGATTGCGGGGCTTCCTGAGCGGCGGCATCAGCTCCTACCTGACGACATTCAACCTTGCGCCGCGCCAGATATGGTTGACCCGGCATGGACAGAGTGTCGATAACCGCAATGGAAAGCTCGGCGGAGATTCCGATCTCACCGCCGACGGAGAGCTCTACGGACAGGCTCTCCACCGATTCATGACCCAGAAGCGCAAGGAGTGGCTCATTGAGCAGAAAGATAAGATCGCTCAGTCGTCATTCCCGCCTAAGGCCGGCGACCACACCCCGCCGTATCCCGAGCTGAATCGGGAACTGGACGAGAAGAATTTCTGCGTCTGGACCTCGATGCTTAAGCGCAGCGTGCAGACGGCACAGCAGTTCGACAATGATGACGACTACGACGTCAAGGCTTGGGCGGTGCTGAACGAGCTCAACGCTGGCCTCTTTGAGGGCATGACGTATGAGGAGATCGCCAGAAGATTCCCTGCCGAGTATAAGAAGCGCGCTGCGGATAAGCTCCATTACACCTACCCGGGTGTCGGTGGAGAAGGATATCTCCAGGTCATCGCTCGCTTGCGCGATATAGTCCGCGAGATTGAGCGTATCGAGGATCACGTTCTCATTGTTGGACATCGCTCGGTCTGCCGTGTGCTCATGGCTTACTTTATGGATTTATCCCGTGACGAGATCGCCGACTTGGATGTTCCTCTGGGCATGCTCTACTCTATCGAGCCTAAGCCCTACGGCTACGACTTCCACGCGTACCGCTACCTGCCGGAGAAGGGAACGTTCATCGAGCAACCCAACTACCGCCCGCAGCGCACCGTTAACCGCGACGCTTGA